One window of the Prosthecobacter dejongeii genome contains the following:
- a CDS encoding LamG domain-containing protein: protein MHRLLIPALLFAALPVIALQETWESGYTGDEAQGKQVLGYWKFDDGAELKDSSGKGHELVAHGAALRAEGRHGLGFESFPGFPVSDKAHSLRVTGTAPLSPSGPFTIEMWIKPKADFAKTGRCYLLDKRYVPDNHTDYAWQISEPDKAGLRHLIVTLGFGMTSETFHSQPLALPTDWQHVAFTYDAAGTVTFYRNGCLLNRVTKPGYTGVVAGTKPLHLGDRVGSNYAGFPGFMDEVRLCEGARQFESLALTLSSTRHVWQRMEASEPVLLRCKNLRKENVTGALLEVTFGDQKQNYPLPELRAGAEHTIRFAINTGLKAGKYTLQARLQAGTAFTDVTESFEIIPRPAPSMPVVMWGAGPEEMTRLKDIGFTHFIGLRASALEEIWATRMDNQKTPPPGAPEEIDRQRRTLDEALAQGLKVVASLSPGHWLETKPELLQVDRTGKPYERPAIAASTPDLVPFFEKLGRSISRAYGQHPAFAATLINTEVRDASRPSFNAVDRANYRQFAQADIPAEVNLRSGVDWTKLKDFPANRVIPDDHPLLKYYRWFWTVGDGWNGLHSALNKGIKSSVHRDHWTFFDPAVRQPSISGAGGTVDVLSHWTYTYPDPQRIGLCTDQLLAMSEASGRRQRVMKMTQLIWYRSQTAPIKMGQPRESVAWEDHDPEAAYITIAPMHLKEAFWTMISRPVEGIMYHGWQSLVQTDSPGGYRYTNPNTVHVLKELIHDIIRPLGPTLMSLPDERAEVAFFESFTAQMFARRGGYGSNNGWSADVWMALQHAHVRTDVLFEETLLKNGLSGRKILVMPECDVLTESAVKRIQEWQKKGGKIIGDEFLCPALKADFVLPSYKREKNAAGDKAKLLSLAATLGPQVTALGLQPKVTADSPEIILRTRRFGEALYLFAINDRREAGTYVGQHGLVLENGLPTQATITLHQDSASIYDLTRGSLIIPQRDSTGKLHWKVDLGPCAGHLYMILPKPLLKLQADLPVSAKRGHRAELHVTLTTTQESPLKAVVPLQIEVRDANGKPAEGSGFYAAENGLVTLPLDIASNEDPGTWEIRVVELASKMEITRWMMITP, encoded by the coding sequence ATGCACCGACTGCTCATACCAGCCCTTTTGTTTGCGGCCCTCCCTGTCATTGCTCTCCAAGAAACCTGGGAGAGCGGTTACACAGGCGATGAGGCTCAAGGCAAGCAAGTGCTAGGATATTGGAAATTCGATGACGGTGCGGAGCTGAAAGACAGTTCTGGCAAAGGCCATGAACTCGTGGCCCATGGCGCTGCCCTCCGCGCCGAAGGACGGCATGGGCTAGGATTTGAGTCCTTTCCCGGTTTCCCCGTTTCTGACAAGGCCCACTCGCTTCGTGTTACAGGCACTGCCCCACTGAGTCCCTCGGGCCCGTTCACGATAGAGATGTGGATAAAGCCCAAGGCCGACTTCGCCAAAACCGGGCGCTGCTACCTGCTGGACAAACGTTATGTTCCGGATAACCACACCGACTATGCCTGGCAAATTTCTGAACCTGACAAAGCGGGACTTCGCCACTTGATCGTCACTCTCGGTTTCGGCATGACTTCAGAAACATTTCATTCACAGCCTCTCGCTCTACCTACAGATTGGCAGCACGTGGCCTTCACCTATGATGCCGCTGGCACCGTTACTTTTTATCGAAACGGTTGCCTCCTCAATCGTGTGACGAAACCTGGTTATACTGGAGTGGTCGCAGGCACCAAACCTTTGCATCTGGGAGATCGGGTGGGCAGCAATTACGCGGGCTTCCCCGGTTTCATGGATGAAGTGCGGCTTTGCGAAGGCGCGCGTCAGTTTGAATCTCTCGCCCTCACCCTCTCCAGTACACGCCATGTCTGGCAGCGGATGGAGGCCAGTGAACCTGTGCTTCTCCGCTGCAAAAATCTGCGGAAGGAGAACGTGACCGGGGCACTCTTAGAAGTCACTTTTGGCGATCAAAAACAAAACTACCCCCTGCCCGAACTTCGAGCGGGTGCGGAACACACGATACGCTTTGCCATCAACACCGGCCTGAAGGCAGGCAAATACACGCTGCAAGCCCGGCTACAGGCGGGCACAGCCTTCACCGATGTGACGGAGAGCTTTGAGATCATCCCCCGCCCTGCTCCCTCCATGCCTGTGGTAATGTGGGGAGCTGGCCCCGAGGAAATGACGCGACTGAAGGACATCGGCTTCACCCACTTCATCGGCCTGCGCGCCTCCGCACTTGAGGAAATCTGGGCCACCCGAATGGACAATCAAAAGACCCCTCCGCCTGGAGCTCCTGAAGAAATAGACAGGCAACGCCGAACTCTCGATGAAGCCCTTGCGCAGGGCTTGAAAGTTGTCGCCAGTTTATCCCCCGGACACTGGCTAGAGACCAAACCGGAACTCCTGCAGGTGGACCGCACGGGCAAGCCTTACGAGCGCCCAGCCATCGCTGCCTCCACGCCAGATCTGGTGCCGTTTTTTGAAAAGCTAGGCCGCAGCATCTCACGCGCCTATGGCCAACATCCCGCTTTCGCGGCGACCTTGATCAATACCGAAGTACGCGATGCCTCCCGCCCCTCCTTCAATGCCGTGGACCGCGCAAACTACCGCCAGTTTGCTCAAGCGGATATTCCTGCCGAGGTGAATCTGCGTAGCGGAGTGGACTGGACGAAGCTGAAGGATTTCCCAGCCAATCGCGTGATCCCCGATGATCATCCCCTGCTCAAATACTACCGCTGGTTTTGGACCGTGGGCGATGGCTGGAATGGCCTGCACAGCGCCCTCAACAAAGGCATCAAAAGCAGCGTGCATCGCGACCACTGGACGTTCTTTGATCCTGCTGTACGCCAGCCCAGCATCAGTGGCGCAGGTGGCACGGTGGATGTGCTTTCTCACTGGACCTACACCTACCCAGATCCTCAACGCATCGGCCTTTGCACGGATCAACTGCTAGCCATGAGTGAGGCCAGTGGCCGCCGCCAGCGGGTGATGAAAATGACCCAGCTCATCTGGTATCGCAGCCAGACAGCCCCCATCAAAATGGGCCAACCGCGGGAAAGCGTCGCCTGGGAAGACCATGATCCCGAAGCCGCCTACATCACCATCGCCCCCATGCATCTGAAGGAAGCTTTTTGGACCATGATCTCACGCCCCGTCGAAGGCATCATGTACCACGGTTGGCAGTCTTTGGTCCAGACGGACAGCCCCGGAGGCTATCGCTACACCAATCCCAATACTGTCCACGTCCTAAAAGAGCTGATCCATGATATCATCCGCCCCCTGGGTCCCACGCTGATGAGTCTGCCAGACGAACGCGCCGAGGTGGCTTTTTTTGAAAGCTTCACCGCCCAGATGTTCGCCCGCCGTGGTGGTTACGGATCTAACAACGGCTGGTCGGCCGATGTCTGGATGGCTTTGCAACATGCCCATGTGAGGACGGATGTTTTGTTTGAAGAAACGCTTTTGAAGAACGGTCTCAGCGGCCGCAAAATCCTGGTCATGCCAGAGTGCGATGTCCTGACTGAATCGGCCGTCAAACGTATCCAGGAATGGCAGAAGAAAGGAGGCAAGATCATCGGGGATGAATTTCTGTGCCCAGCCCTGAAAGCCGATTTCGTCTTACCCAGCTACAAGCGGGAAAAAAATGCAGCGGGAGACAAAGCCAAGCTGCTCTCTCTGGCAGCCACCTTGGGGCCTCAAGTCACCGCGCTCGGCCTCCAGCCCAAGGTTACGGCAGATAGTCCTGAAATCATCCTGCGCACGCGTCGGTTTGGCGAAGCACTCTATCTTTTTGCCATCAATGATCGCCGCGAGGCTGGCACCTACGTGGGCCAGCATGGTCTCGTTTTAGAAAATGGTCTGCCCACCCAAGCCACGATCACGCTGCACCAAGACAGCGCCAGTATCTATGATCTTACACGTGGCAGCCTCATCATCCCGCAGCGGGATTCCACTGGCAAGCTTCACTGGAAGGTGGATCTCGGCCCTTGTGCAGGGCACCTGTATATGATCCTCCCTAAGCCTTTGCTAAAGCTCCAAGCCGACCTGCCTGTGAGCGCCAAACGCGGTCATAGAGCAGAGTTGCACGTCACCCTCACGACCACCCAGGAATCTCCGCTCAAAGCTGTGGTCCCCCTACAGATCGAAGTACGCGATGCCAACGGCAAACCCGCTGAAGGCAGTGGCTTTTACGCCGCAGAAAACGGCCTAGTGACCCTGCCACTTGATATCGCCTCGAATGAAGACCCCGGCACCTGGGAAATCCGCGTGGTGGAACTAGCTTCCAAAATGGAAATCACCCGCTGGATGATGATCACCCCCTAA
- a CDS encoding RNA polymerase sigma factor: MEKTEATTFQTTRWSMVRRAGDEEDPQASESLAQLCQLYWRPLFVYCYGTGRNRADAEDLTQGYFTQLLARDSLRLADPMRGKFRTFLLTSFKNYLTDVHRQGQAAKRGRGATHVPFELDLSEGYLIEHATEAEPELAYDRQWARDLVQRATARLREEYTASGKGEWFENVAGEKAGACGYLELAARFGSTEDAVKSFALRVRKRFRMLLEREIADTVASPDEVQSEMAYLAELLRG; encoded by the coding sequence ATGGAAAAAACGGAGGCCACCACCTTTCAGACCACTCGCTGGTCCATGGTGAGACGTGCGGGGGATGAGGAAGATCCTCAGGCTTCGGAGTCACTGGCTCAGCTATGTCAGCTCTACTGGAGACCGCTCTTTGTTTATTGTTACGGCACTGGGCGCAACCGGGCGGATGCGGAAGACCTGACGCAAGGTTACTTTACCCAGTTGCTGGCGCGGGATTCTTTGAGGTTGGCAGACCCCATGCGTGGGAAGTTTCGCACTTTCCTGCTGACCTCGTTTAAAAATTATCTCACAGATGTGCATCGCCAAGGCCAGGCTGCTAAGAGAGGCCGTGGAGCTACCCATGTGCCCTTTGAGCTGGATCTATCCGAAGGTTATCTCATTGAACATGCAACGGAGGCGGAACCCGAACTTGCTTATGATCGCCAATGGGCGCGTGATCTGGTGCAGAGGGCTACCGCCCGACTGCGAGAAGAATACACTGCTAGTGGGAAAGGGGAGTGGTTTGAAAACGTGGCAGGTGAAAAAGCAGGGGCCTGTGGCTATCTGGAGTTGGCCGCGCGTTTTGGCAGCACGGAGGATGCCGTGAAAAGCTTTGCCCTCCGGGTTCGAAAACGTTTTCGCATGCTTTTGGAGAGGGAGATTGCAGATACGGTGGCCTCCCCAGATGAAGTCCAGTCGGAGATGGCCTACTTGGCGGAGCT